The following are encoded together in the Zingiber officinale cultivar Zhangliang chromosome 8A, Zo_v1.1, whole genome shotgun sequence genome:
- the LOC122011899 gene encoding vacuole membrane protein KMS1-like isoform X2, which produces MRQAFAPCFAFEISLSLSDPCGSRFPSTGKAWSPPHRLSFRSRDPDLFLRVWERWTPGRLWLLASPRLCTRRSKHIVELLHYSNYVLWWVALGVASSIGLGSGLHTFVLYLGPHIAFFTIKAMKCGRVDLKTASYDTIQLKRRPSWLEKGCSEFGPPVYHALPGSLVRIPICSILPQVQLEAILWGLGTALGELPPYFISRAASLSGNKMELEELDAVSTKEDSLISAFLKKIKRWFFTHSQHLNFLTILILASVPNPLFDLAGIMCGQFGIPFWKFFLATLIGKALIKTHIQTVFIISLCNNQLLEWLENELIWALGLIPGLSSVLPNIIAKLRTVQGKYLSSPVPESPQPDGTAQQQWNLSFTMIWNTVILLVLANFFVKIVTATAKRYLKEQQELELANQEKMLNSLEQ; this is translated from the exons ATGCGCCAGGCATTTGCTCCTTGCTTTGCCTTtgagatctctctctctctctctgatcCATGCGGCTCTAGATTCCCGTCCACGGGCAAGGCTTGGTCTCCCCCGCATCGTCTTTCTTTTCGTTCTCGCGATCCAGATTTGTTCCTTAGGGTTTGGGAGAGATGGACTCCGGGGAGGTTGTGGCTCCTGGCTTCACCGAGGCTTTGCACCCGTCGATCAAAg CATATTGTGGAATTGCTTCATTATTCGAACTATGTTCTGTGGTGGGTGGCACTAGGTGTGGCATCATCGATTGGGCTTG GATCTGGTTTGCACACATTTGTGCTGTATTTAGGTCCCCATATTGCTTTTTTCACTATCAAGGCCATGAAGTGCGGCCGAGTGGATCTCAAAACTGCCTCATATGATACCATACAGTTAAAAAGAAGACCTTCATGGCTTGAAAAAGGGTGTTCTGAGTTTGGACCACCAGTGTATCATGCCTTACCTGGCAGTTTAGTTAGGATTCCTATCTGCAGTATTCTTCCTCAAGTTCAGCTGGAGGCGATTCTTTGGGGTTTGGGTACTGCCCTTGGTGAGCTTCCACCTTATTTCATCTCAAGAGCAG CAAGCTTGTCTGGAAACAAAATGGAGTTGGAGGAATTGGATGCAGTGTCAACGAAAGAAGACAGCTTGATATCtgcttttttaaagaaaattaaacgttGGTTCTTTACTCACTCCCAGCATCTTAACTTCCTAACAATTTTGATACTTGCTTCA GTTCCAAACCCACTTTTTGATCTTGCTGGTATTATGTGTGGGCAATTTGGGATCCCATTTTGGAAATTCTTCCTAGCAACCTTGATCGGAAAGGCATTGATAAAGACTCATATTCAG ACAGTTTTCATTATTTCTCTGTGTAATAATCAACTCTTGGAATGGTTGGAGAATGAGTTAATATGGGCGCTAGGTCTGATCCCTGGTCTATCTTCTGTGCTGCCAAACATTATTGCTAAATTACGAACGGTACAGGGCAAGTATTTATCCTCCCCGGTTCCAGAATCGCCCCAACCAGACGGAACG GCGCAGCAGCAGTGGAACCTATCGTTCACGATGATATGGAATACGGTGATATTGCTCGTGCTCGCTAACTTCTTTGTGAAAATAGTGACTGCTACGGCAAAACGATACCTAAAGGAGCAGCA
- the LOC122011899 gene encoding vacuole membrane protein KMS1-like isoform X1, producing the protein MDSGEVVAPGFTEALHPSIKELKKKHQRDLQNLTLATQPFKTFYLFVFATLQYLRQSLIYILRKGRWIMALTVLFAALGFFLMNDYGSNEKHIVELLHYSNYVLWWVALGVASSIGLGSGLHTFVLYLGPHIAFFTIKAMKCGRVDLKTASYDTIQLKRRPSWLEKGCSEFGPPVYHALPGSLVRIPICSILPQVQLEAILWGLGTALGELPPYFISRAASLSGNKMELEELDAVSTKEDSLISAFLKKIKRWFFTHSQHLNFLTILILASVPNPLFDLAGIMCGQFGIPFWKFFLATLIGKALIKTHIQTVFIISLCNNQLLEWLENELIWALGLIPGLSSVLPNIIAKLRTVQGKYLSSPVPESPQPDGTAQQQWNLSFTMIWNTVILLVLANFFVKIVTATAKRYLKEQQELELANQEKMLNSLEQ; encoded by the exons ATGGACTCCGGGGAGGTTGTGGCTCCTGGCTTCACCGAGGCTTTGCACCCGTCGATCAAAg AACTCAAGAAGAAACATCAAAGGGATTTGCAGAACTTGACTTTGGCCACTCAACCTTTCAAGActttttatttgtttgtgtttgctacacTACAATATCTTAGGCAAtcacttatatatattttaagaaAGGGCCGTTGGATCATGGCTTTAACTGTTCTTTTTGCTGCTCTGGGTTTCTTTCTTATGAATGATTATGGCTCCAATGAGAAG CATATTGTGGAATTGCTTCATTATTCGAACTATGTTCTGTGGTGGGTGGCACTAGGTGTGGCATCATCGATTGGGCTTG GATCTGGTTTGCACACATTTGTGCTGTATTTAGGTCCCCATATTGCTTTTTTCACTATCAAGGCCATGAAGTGCGGCCGAGTGGATCTCAAAACTGCCTCATATGATACCATACAGTTAAAAAGAAGACCTTCATGGCTTGAAAAAGGGTGTTCTGAGTTTGGACCACCAGTGTATCATGCCTTACCTGGCAGTTTAGTTAGGATTCCTATCTGCAGTATTCTTCCTCAAGTTCAGCTGGAGGCGATTCTTTGGGGTTTGGGTACTGCCCTTGGTGAGCTTCCACCTTATTTCATCTCAAGAGCAG CAAGCTTGTCTGGAAACAAAATGGAGTTGGAGGAATTGGATGCAGTGTCAACGAAAGAAGACAGCTTGATATCtgcttttttaaagaaaattaaacgttGGTTCTTTACTCACTCCCAGCATCTTAACTTCCTAACAATTTTGATACTTGCTTCA GTTCCAAACCCACTTTTTGATCTTGCTGGTATTATGTGTGGGCAATTTGGGATCCCATTTTGGAAATTCTTCCTAGCAACCTTGATCGGAAAGGCATTGATAAAGACTCATATTCAG ACAGTTTTCATTATTTCTCTGTGTAATAATCAACTCTTGGAATGGTTGGAGAATGAGTTAATATGGGCGCTAGGTCTGATCCCTGGTCTATCTTCTGTGCTGCCAAACATTATTGCTAAATTACGAACGGTACAGGGCAAGTATTTATCCTCCCCGGTTCCAGAATCGCCCCAACCAGACGGAACG GCGCAGCAGCAGTGGAACCTATCGTTCACGATGATATGGAATACGGTGATATTGCTCGTGCTCGCTAACTTCTTTGTGAAAATAGTGACTGCTACGGCAAAACGATACCTAAAGGAGCAGCA